DNA sequence from the Vanessa tameamea isolate UH-Manoa-2023 chromosome 21, ilVanTame1 primary haplotype, whole genome shotgun sequence genome:
acctGGGGTCGGCGcggcatgtcttcttcttccatattttatatatatgatatgcattaaaaatagaaaatttaatgtgattttcttttttttttaatagtgccCAATAGCGCACTTTTGTTCTGCCACATATCGAGAACTGATAACTTTAATTGAATGTTACTCagtaatactattttaataatattcttacagACAACACACGAATCCAAGGCAAGACACAGATACCGATGTCAAAACGAGCCAAGTGAATATAGATACGAATAGAACAGAAGACAACATTGTCGACGATATATTATCAGCTGAGGATGACTACATGACGATGAGTCAACAGGAAGTACACAATTATAACAACCATCAAAGCCTATCCGACGTAAACACATACGACAATCTGAtgcaaattgaattttttaaagaaatgaatCAATTGCACATATTGGACGATGAACTCCTGTACAACGATCTAGATTTTGACAGTTTTCATAACAGTCACACGTTCAATGTTAACGACATAGATTATGTTAACGATAAAAACGGTGAGATATTATTCGATTTCACCGATGGGGGCAAAAGTGTGGATCAAGATATAATGAACGCGCTGTACCACGTCAAGGCTGAACATTTACCTGATGAACTCCTGAACGTGAACGACGTGAACACAAAAACGACTGAGGTTAATCAAAATCCAGCAGTCGCTGTCGATGAATGCGCAACTATATTCGAAAGTGACGTGGATTTAGAAGCGAGTACTAATTTAGCTGCGAATTTGAATCAATTGATCGGTGAAAATAGTGTACAGTATATATCGACCGAAGACGacgatatgtttataattagtttaaatagtGAAATTGATGCAGTACAGTTAACTGACATGTTGAACATAGGTATTGATGTTGTTAATACGAAGAGTGAGGGGAACGCTGAGACTGAAACGGAAGCGCCCGGTGCTGATGTAACCTATGATAACGCACATcccataattattaaaattgaagaaaCTAACCAGTTGAAGAATGAAATGAGTGAGAAGGGAAATAGTAGAGCGAAACCGAAGACAAAGAAGCAGGTTATTTACGTTTGCTCGACGTGCGATAAGATATTCAAAAAGAAAGATAACTACAAATCTCATATAGGTAATACGATCGaaaatttatcttttactaTGTTACATACACTATGTTCCAATAGCTTCCACTGTTGAAACATAGTGTTCCATCTTTTGGaaagttaaacaaaccttagatttataatattaagagttaccgcccgcggcttcgctcgcgttttagggatcgGTTATAGTTAGGCAAAAGAGTAGCCTACGTCCTTCctcggagttcaagtttgcttcattccaaatttcatcaaattcggttccgacagacagacagactgagttactttaacatttataatattagctcaCTCAGTTACATACCTCGCCGACGTTCGAAGCGCTACTCGCTTAGAAATCCATAACGAGCGACATCCGATTATTTGGACCGGGCTGTGCAGAAATGTCCCGACCCAATACAATAGAGAGATATTTAAtctgcccccccccccccccccccccggcGCAGCGACGCACGAGGCGGGGCTGCGGCGCCACGCGTGCGCGCAGTGCGGCGCGCGGTTCAGCTACCGCTCGACGCTCAACAAGCACCGGCGCCGCGCGCACGAGCCGCGCCCGCGCGCCGCGCACGCGTGCGGCCGCTGCGCGCGGGCCTTCGCCGCCGCCTGGATGGTGAGCACTCGCTCCACAGGGGGCGGCGTCCTGGCGGCGTCCTGGCGGCGTCCTGGCTGTCAGCGGCGGCGACGGTCGAATACATCAGCTCTAGGATTTTCGAACTCCAACTCGGATTCGAATTcctttattcgatatagaagcgttacacttctaattgtcaaattaaacgcTACCTGACCGGAGAGGAACTTACCGGGTCTTTTTTTGTcaaccaataataaaataacaacaaataataataataaccaaacCCCAAAGGGGTAACGGGGAGACtactgtgtttaatttattctgttgaatctacattccgaccACACTGTAGATTTTCTTCTAATAATCTTACATGATGACCAGTCataacttttgaataaaatgaCTTTgaaagaatgaaaaaaaatctcattacttatttaaatagttcacaatttgtatttcataaataaagctGTAAGGTGAGCCCTCTCGTAGGCAAATCAATTTTTCGTTTCGCAGCTCAAAAACCACATCGAACGCGATCACGAACGTCTGACCCCGTACGCGTGCGACGCGGAAGGCTGCGACAGGAAATTCTACAAGAAATGTGACCTGGTCGTCCATAAAAGGTATTCCCTCCCATTTTAATAAGTGTTTTACGAGAGAATCCGCCCATCGAGAATAGCACTCGACCAATATTTACATCGTTAACATGGGatctaaattatgtttattgctCGATTAGTATACTTTGGTTACTTCCATAGTCCATATGGTTCATTTTGTCTTACGGTACATTGCTTTGGGTGAGGATATTGAAACGGTTTTCATACTGCATAATTTATGAacggcttattttcgaagtgtttttaagcaatacagcacaaatccttatccaattaagtaccttaaatacgttgtgcatttaatatagatcaatatggccctttacagcgtgtgatttaaatgaatattttcgaagatattacagatttaaaacgcagggatatAGCGGTTTGAATTGTCTTTTGTCATCTCGTGGCTTGGATAAACTAGTTTCGCAAAGTGAACACATCCTTCCTGGGCCACGgtactcgtaaatataataaaattccacactTGTTATTAACTTGgcctatcaaaataattaaagttcatCCAAATGTGATCGACAAATAAGCATGTTACTCGACACgagactatatttaaaaaaatacatcaaaaagcgtggacttaatatttgttgatttctagacagggaatatatcatttaattgtactctaactactgagtttcttgccggttcttctcggtagaatctactttgtgaaccggtggtagttttacatttaattcaactcttCAAAATGACGATAAAAAAggggtttaattttattgttataatatttttgatttgatttattgttCCTCATGGATATTTGAACAACTCTACTGtgtaatttagattttgataaaaatgtgcaatcatCTTGTTAATCATTACTAATCAAGAAGTGCATGTTAGTTTAAGTAAGTTTGTTATAATCACATTGTAATCATCTCAGCATCTCATCTCCTCTACTAATCCTCATCTTTCCCGCCCGGGAATATGTACGAGCAAGCGCGTACAATTAAGTACTTAGGCTGCATTGTCGTTGTAACCTAATTActtcacttttataatttacgcttatattttataaatcagttCGCCATCGGTCATCAGGAGCACTGCGCGTAACTCACCATTCGCAATCCGCCATTAAATTCATTACAgactaagttattttataaatatatatcttacagttttatataataattttatttctacacATACGTACGGACAGCCCGTACAAATGGTAACATCAAATAAGCAACCTAGTGTCATCTGTAGCTTATAATCTATGGTTACACACTTCTTGTCTCTGGAGAGATGTAGAtatcttttcatttaaataaagtaagttCGTTATAACCACAGAAATACGTTGTTTTATTAGAAACGATgttcttttgttatatatttatgtaaagtgTAATATATCCTCCGACAGATACCACACGGGCGAGCGACCGTTCTCGTGTCAGAAGTGCAAACAGGCTTTTCCGCACGTCTCACATCTCAAGCGACACGAACGTTATGTCGACTGCAAGCAAAGGTATGCAATGAATATATACAATCGTatatatgaattacaattttattagaaccatgttatatatcaaaattcaaaaatgaGGAACTAGTGCATATAATTTTGTAACCAAATCCTCGTTGGCTACGTATTATCAAAAATGCTTTAACTTATAAGCAGAAGCCCGAACATTGATTTATCTATCTAATGAAAATGGCGAgttttaatacgttttttttactGGGTGATtgggccttgtgcaagcccgtctgcgtaAGTAacacacatcatatattctaccgacaaacaggaatattaagtattgtgtTCGATTTGAAGGATGGCAACCCAGTATACAGGCTCAAGGTGacatctgagttcccaaggtttgtggcgcattggcgatgtaaggaatggttaatatttcttacaggccCGTAGTctacgggcagtggtgacctCTTGTCGtcatgacataaaaaaacacttacatTACCAATTTAATCCTTTTAGATgaagtattttcaaaaacacatttaaaacattgataTTCTTCGAAATTGTACCGACATATTTCtagctataaaattatattacagtacATATATGGggttatgttttatacatatgcCATAATTTCCAGACATAAAGTGCTGGCGACGACGCTGGGTATCTGTATTgccattttattaaacaactcTCTTTGTTTCAGGACTCGAAGACAAGAGCCGtagcatataataaatataattatataataaataaaataaatagaaacaaatatggatttttcttttttttttaatttaaaaaaataataaaatgcccgtgatacatatttaaacattctTTTTAAGTAGTTTTTGTGTCGTCTCGATTCATTTTATccataaacgattttaaatcTTCAAGAATCTCGAATGAATGGTCGTTAGTTTTgaactgaaaaaataaaaatgacacattatatttgatttgaaaacaAAACGGCAGCTGTGAACTAAAATGATTACGATGGTAATTTATCGtatattaacatacatttagTATGACTTTGTTTAGGGTTCAGAGATTTAAGATTGTGTTTGTGTGTGCGTGCGCGTgtctatgaatatatttgtatgtgtgtgtatgttgtTGTTTTATTCTGAATACTCACTAAGCTTTTCACCCAAGAGGACAGATGTTCCCTGTAATGTGGATTTCCAAAGCGAGAATCTATCAGCAGTAGGGCGCCCCAGTCGTCTTTGTGCCGCACGCAGCGCCCTAAGGCTTGGTTTAGTGCCCTAAAACCAACGAGTAGCTGAAGTCGTTAAAtaagtagataaaatattatttgttcttaACTAAGTTCTAGCATAGCAGCTGAATGTCTGTATTCTATTTGAACGAATCGCTTGACTAAGGAATGattaaagtgaaaattatttaaaaaaagatgaatGTCTTAATCTACTAAAATAATGATCAAATCAAAGACAACAAGATGTAGTCATAGACAACGACTTTTGAGCTCGTTGGACATATTGCTCGCTTACCTGTAGGCGTGCACGCGGTACCACTCGCCGCCTCCGAGCAGCGAGCCGTTGCTGCCTCTTGAATACttgtcattgtatttttttttctccatCACATCTATACTTTTCGTGTTAGAATACGGGATACCGATCTGAACacagaatatatacataattataacttgaagtaacaacaaattttatatttct
Encoded proteins:
- the LOC113403440 gene encoding zinc finger protein Xfin-like; amino-acid sequence: MEPNMSFFSLPFVDSETSDLVFHRKVPECDYDFQNELPSQSALLAADDVLAQFLSSDGPLEEPDLNGPTTLHCEICQKRFDNAKKYYGHLRVHSKDNLWICEKCPNQKFATKQHLMKHSLTHKPLARVWKCPQCSMSFEALWRLQQHLFAKHLDYRPHKCDECEKSFQKPSDLKKHKDLHNDVKPHACLCCDKKFNHKSNLNRHMLLHSKDKPFSCSGCHNRFTQVASLKRHQKNCAYYSNENVNNENIRKNYCRICGATFQYKNALLDHCVRQHTNPRQDTDTDVKTSQVNIDTNRTEDNIVDDILSAEDDYMTMSQQEVHNYNNHQSLSDVNTYDNLMQIEFFKEMNQLHILDDELLYNDLDFDSFHNSHTFNVNDIDYVNDKNGEILFDFTDGGKSVDQDIMNALYHVKAEHLPDELLNVNDVNTKTTEVNQNPAVAVDECATIFESDVDLEASTNLAANLNQLIGENSVQYISTEDDDMFIISLNSEIDAVQLTDMLNIGIDVVNTKSEGNAETETEAPGADVTYDNAHPIIIKIEETNQLKNEMSEKGNSRAKPKTKKQVIYVCSTCDKIFKKKDNYKSHIATHEAGLRRHACAQCGARFSYRSTLNKHRRRAHEPRPRAAHACGRCARAFAAAWMLKNHIERDHERLTPYACDAEGCDRKFYKKCDLVVHKRYHTGERPFSCQKCKQAFPHVSHLKRHERYVDCKQRTRRQEP